In Oscillatoria acuminata PCC 6304, a single window of DNA contains:
- a CDS encoding LysR family transcriptional regulator — protein sequence MKQSTLHQLRVFEAVARHKSFTRAAEELFLTQPSVSMQVKQLAKSVGMPLFEQVGKRLYLTEAGEELLGTCRDIFDRLSQFEMTVADLQGLKQGQLKLSVITTAKYVIPRLLGPFCQRYPGIDVSLKVTNHEGLQERLNDNLDDLYILSQPPVTPDVSCHEFLDNPLVVLAPMNHPLASQKNIPIERLNGEPFIMREPGSGTRQAVQKMFEDRGVAVKVRLDLGSNEAIKQAIAGGLGISVLSRHVLTLDGWQNQLTILDVEGFPIPRQWYAIYPSGKQLSVVAQAFFEYLLNEGKQAIENSTRFAQQQLE from the coding sequence TTGAAGCAGTCAACCCTACACCAGCTTAGAGTCTTTGAAGCCGTAGCTCGTCATAAGAGCTTTACTCGTGCTGCTGAAGAACTATTTTTAACGCAACCCTCGGTTTCGATGCAAGTGAAACAGTTGGCGAAGTCCGTGGGAATGCCATTGTTTGAACAAGTCGGGAAACGGCTCTATTTGACAGAAGCCGGGGAAGAGTTGTTAGGGACTTGTCGAGATATTTTCGATCGCCTCTCCCAATTTGAAATGACGGTGGCGGATCTACAAGGTCTCAAACAGGGACAATTAAAACTGAGCGTGATTACCACAGCCAAATATGTGATTCCCCGCTTACTCGGGCCATTTTGTCAACGCTATCCGGGAATTGACGTCTCCCTCAAGGTGACGAACCATGAAGGATTGCAGGAACGGCTCAATGACAATCTTGATGATCTGTATATTTTAAGCCAACCTCCGGTGACTCCGGATGTCTCCTGTCATGAGTTTCTGGACAATCCTCTGGTGGTGTTAGCACCGATGAATCATCCCTTAGCATCCCAGAAAAATATCCCCATTGAACGATTGAATGGGGAACCCTTTATCATGCGTGAACCGGGTTCGGGGACGAGGCAAGCGGTGCAAAAAATGTTTGAAGACCGGGGGGTGGCGGTGAAGGTGCGCCTGGATTTGGGGAGTAATGAAGCGATCAAACAGGCGATCGCTGGAGGATTAGGAATTTCCGTGCTCTCTCGTCACGTTTTGACCCTGGATGGTTGGCAAAATCAACTGACGATTCTGGATGTGGAGGGTTTTCCCATTCCGCGACAGTGGTATGCCATTTATCCCAGTGGTAAACAACTTTCCGTGGTGGCGCAGGCCTTTTTTGAATATCTTTTGAATGAAGGCAAGCAGGCGATCGAGAATTCGACGAGATTTGCCCAACAGCAGTTGGAATGA
- a CDS encoding RNA-guided endonuclease InsQ/TnpB family protein, with the protein MLRATKYRIYPTTEQRQHLAQSFGCCRFAWNYALNLTNETYKATGKGLGRFAIQQEITNLKKEHEWMKEPYSQCLQVVALNLSRAFINFFEGRASYPQFKSKHRNQSISYPQNVSIVEDGIKFPKMGIVHARLHRPIDGAIRTVTVSMNAKGQYFAAVLVDDGKDIPEKTTEGKAVGIDLGLTHFAITSDGSKFDNPRWLAKHEKNLRAKQKRLSRRPQGSNNRNKTRKQVAGVHNKIARCREDFHHKLSRRIVNENQVIVVENLAVRNMVRNHCLAKAISQVGWGQFCTMLKYKAEQEGKVYLEVDRFFPSSKTCNVCLNQVRSLTLNVRTWQCEKCQTKHDRDINAAKNIRDEGLRKLSSGTGEVAYRPGVRRDSRGRKKSTISQSAG; encoded by the coding sequence ATGCTAAGAGCAACGAAGTACAGAATTTACCCAACCACCGAGCAAAGGCAACATCTTGCTCAGAGTTTTGGTTGCTGTAGATTCGCATGGAACTACGCTCTCAACCTGACAAACGAAACCTACAAAGCTACAGGTAAGGGTCTAGGGCGCTTTGCCATTCAGCAAGAGATAACTAATCTCAAGAAAGAGCATGAATGGATGAAAGAACCCTATTCCCAGTGCTTACAGGTTGTTGCCCTAAATTTGTCCAGGGCTTTTATCAACTTTTTTGAAGGGAGGGCTTCTTATCCTCAATTCAAATCAAAGCACCGTAACCAATCTATTAGTTATCCTCAGAATGTCTCTATCGTAGAAGATGGCATCAAGTTCCCTAAAATGGGGATTGTTCATGCCAGACTGCATAGACCTATTGATGGGGCAATCAGAACAGTCACGGTGTCAATGAATGCAAAAGGCCAATACTTTGCCGCTGTTCTAGTCGATGATGGGAAAGATATCCCAGAAAAAACGACTGAAGGTAAAGCGGTAGGTATTGATTTAGGATTGACTCATTTTGCTATAACCTCCGATGGGTCTAAGTTTGATAACCCCCGGTGGTTAGCTAAACATGAGAAAAATCTAAGAGCCAAGCAGAAGCGGCTATCCAGAAGACCCCAAGGCTCTAACAACCGGAACAAAACCCGTAAACAGGTAGCCGGGGTACATAACAAAATAGCTCGATGCCGGGAAGATTTCCACCACAAACTGTCACGCAGGATAGTCAACGAAAACCAAGTCATAGTGGTGGAAAATCTAGCAGTTAGGAACATGGTCAGAAACCACTGTCTCGCTAAAGCAATCAGTCAGGTGGGATGGGGTCAGTTCTGTACCATGCTGAAGTACAAAGCAGAGCAAGAAGGGAAAGTCTACCTTGAAGTAGACCGCTTCTTTCCTAGCTCCAAAACCTGCAATGTTTGCCTCAATCAAGTAAGAAGCCTGACCTTGAATGTCAGGACTTGGCAGTGTGAAAAGTGTCAAACGAAGCACGATAGAGACATCAACGCGGCTAAGAACATAAGAGATGAAGGACTGCGTAAGTTATCCTCGGGAACCGGGGAAGTCGCCTACCGCCCAGGTGTAAGACGAGATAGTAGAGGACGCAAGAAATCCACTATTTCGCAATCTGCTGGGTAG